A stretch of the Odontesthes bonariensis isolate fOdoBon6 chromosome 5, fOdoBon6.hap1, whole genome shotgun sequence genome encodes the following:
- the LOC142380547 gene encoding general transcription factor II-I repeat domain-containing protein 2B-like gives MLRRDAATKTSFVISHKIAKNSKPFSEEEFIKECLVDSAALICPEQKEAFEKVPLSRRIVTRRVEDISGNLELQRQREVASFEFFSLALDESCDVRDTAQLLVFVRGITPDFKITEELAAMQSMKGTTTGSDLFTEVNACMDTLGLKWDRLAGVTTDGCPNLTGKNMGLLKHMQDKVTEIDTDQKLVFLHCIIHQHVLCKTLLKMNHVIDVVTKIVNFIRARALNHRQFVALLEDHESEHSDIGYHTAVRWLSLGKVLKRVWDPKTEIQEFCQMKGKDIPELSDEDCMTDFAFAVDVTALMNELNTKLQGRGLFVHEMHTLVKAFMRKMLFLSSQVESNNLTHMQTLKEVTPSADHLHRYSSMLGALHCEFLRRFEDLRTIEDEMHMISSPFTCSVDNAPSDVQLELIDLQSDAVLAEHFKSGCLLDFYSSLKEENFPNMKRHAQKMLVLFGSTYICEQTFSMMKFTKSRYRSSLTDDHLSAVLRISTSDIQPDFDALVKGLQKEPEEETEEGLGLEPYRFEPAIASDSGSESESESSGDDDGDFGRLQNADW, from the exons ATGCTACGTAG GGATGCAGCAACCAAGACCAGCTTTGTGATATCCCACAAAATCGCTAAAAACAGTAAGCCATTCTCGGAGGAGGAGTTTATCAAAGAGTGCTTGGTGGACTCTGCAGCACTAATATGCCCTGAACAAAAAGAAGCATTTGAGAAAGTCCCGCTCTCCAGGCGAATCGTGACGAGAAGGGTCGAGGACATATCAGGGAATCTGGAGCTTCAGCGGCAACGTGAAGTGGCAAGTTTTGAATTTTTCTCCTTGGCTTTGGACGAAAGCTGTGATGTCCGTGACACAGCCCAGTTACTTGTATTTGTCCGCGGGATAACGCCGGACTTCAAGATTACGGAGGAGCTGGCAGCAATGCAGTCGATGAAAGGGACGACTACAGGGAGCGATCTCTTCACGGAGGTAAATGCGTGCATGGACACACTGGGACTGAAATGGGACAGACTGGCAGGTGTCACAACGGACGGTTGTCCAAATCTTACAGGGAAAAATATGGGACTTTTAAAACATATGCAAGATAAAGTGACTGAAATCGACACAGATcagaaattggtatttttgcattgTATTATACACCAACATGTGTTGTGCaagacactgctaaaaatgaaccATGTTATTGATGTTGTTACTAAAATAGTAAACTTCATCAGGGCACGGGCATTGAATCACAGACAGTTTGTCGCACTTTTGGAGGACCATGAGTCTGAGCATAGTGACATCGGCTACCACACAGCTGTCAGATGGCTCAGCCTGGGCAAAGTGCTAAAAAGAGTTTGGGACCCGAAAACAGAGATTCAAGAGttttgtcagatgaaaggcAAAGACATCCCAGAGCTCTCAGATGAGGACTGTATGACAGATTTTGCATTTGCTGTTGATGTGACTGCACTGatgaatgaactgaacaccAAACTGCAAGGCAGGGGCCTTTTTGTTCATGAAATGCACACCCTGGTGAAGGCTTTCATGAGAAAGATGCTGTTTCTTTCAAGCCAAGTGGAGAGCAACAATCTCACTCACATGCAAACCCTGAAAGAAGTCACACCATCAGCTGATCACCTCCACAGGTACTCATCCATGTTAGGAGCATTGCATTGTGAGTTTTTAAGGAGATTTGAAGATCTCAGAACAATAGAGGATGAAATGCACATGATTTCCTCTCCCTTTACCTGCAGTGTGGATAATGCACCCAGTGATGTTCAGCTGGAACTCATTGACCTGCAGTCTGATGCAGTACTGGCAGAGCACTTTAAATCAGGATGTCTGCTGGATTTCTACTCTTCTCTCAAGGAGGAGAACTTtccaaacatgaagagacatgcTCAGAAGATGTTGGTTCTCTTTGGCTCTACCTACATATGTGAACAAACATTTTCAATGATGAAGTTTACGAAGTCCAGGTATAGATCATCTCTCACTGACGACCATCTGTCAGCTGTGCTTCGCATCTCCACCTCAGACATTCAACCTGACTTCGATGCACttgttaaaggcctacagaaag AGCCTGAAGAAGAAACTGAGGAGGGATTGGGGCTAGAACCATACAGGTTCGAGCCAGCCATTGCCAGTGACAGTGGGTCAGAGTCCGAGTCCGAGAGCAGTGGGGACGATGATGGTGATTTTGGTCGTCTTCAGAATGCCGATTGGTGA